A single window of Eucalyptus grandis isolate ANBG69807.140 chromosome 1, ASM1654582v1, whole genome shotgun sequence DNA harbors:
- the LOC120295475 gene encoding putative pentatricopeptide repeat-containing protein At1g12700, mitochondrial, which produces MKPTNFCPASSIFLLLPAPAAFSSVSSSHSILHLPFSSPRRRRFSSTPNPNLHDPNHVLSYVRRNCRAGGGGFTSVGDALCCFGKLIKASPLPSPWDFSLLLGAIVRMKHYSTAIRLIEQLPSLGIEDHAALLTIWMNCFCRLKRVDMGFSILGRIFKLGFRIDVVTWNTLIDGLFIQGKTDQALRFLDDMGRKGPEPSETTYAIIAKGLCRAGNTRLAMELLRDWEERSCSINSFAYSIVMDGLCKEGLITEALRLHESMSKKGIKPNVVTYTSFIHGLCNLGQWKDATVLLEKMMEAGIEPNVVTYTSVIQGVCNSGRLKEAQRLLSHMVQSRVMPNVQTFTILVDAHCKEGMLVEAEAIINQMIQLGKMPNTVTYTALLNGYCLQNRMDDAMAVLHLMVERGCSPNVVCYNTLINGYCKGKRVDKSKILFQEMLERGLNPDVITYNTLINGYCQIDKAMILFRKMEGSKFVPNIVTYNIIMNGMCNARKLDDAKGLFDCLHAQGLQPDVWACNILMHGLCKGGRTKEAYQLLKEMEGNGCFPDGVTYNTIIQGLLRNNKSTRAAQLVSEMVERGFSADVATMELWVKYLVTDGTSFSSRTLHCL; this is translated from the exons ATGAAGCCAACGAATTTCTGCCctgcttcttccatcttcctccttcttcccgCTCCAGCTGCGTTCTCCAGCGTGTCGTCATCCCATTCCATCCTCCATCTCCCTTTCTCGTCTCCCCGTCGTCGGAGGTTTTCCTCGACCCCTAACCCTAATTTACACGACCCCAACCATGTCTTGAGTTACGTGAGGAGAAATTGCAgagctggtggtggtgggtttACGAGTGTCGGTGATGCCCTGTGTTGCTTCGGTAAATTGATAAAGGCGAGCCCTTTGCCTTCCCCCTGGGATTTCAGTCTACTGTTGGGCGCTATAGTGAGGATGAAGCACTACTCGACTGCCATCCGATTGATTGAGCAGCTGCCTTCTTTGGGGATCGAGGATCATGCTGCCTTGCTGACCATTTGGATGAATTGCTTCTGCCGGTTAAAGCGGGTCGATATGGGCTTCTCTATTCTGGGCAGAATCTTCAAGCTTGGGTTTCGCATTGATGTGGTGACGTGGAACACCCTGATTGATGGTCTCTTTATTCAGGGCAAAACTGATCAAGCCTTGAGGTTCCTCGATGATATGGGACGAAAAGGCCCCGAACCTAGTGAGACCACGTATGCGATAATTGCCAAGGGGTTATGCAGGGCAGGTAACACCAGATTGGCGATGGAATTGCTGAGGGACTGGGAAGAGAGAAGCTGCAGCATCAATTCCTTCGCATACAGCATAGTGATGGATGGTCTTTGCAAGGAGGGATTGATCACAGAGGCACTGAGACTCCACGAAAGCATGAGTAAGAAAGGTATCAAACCAAATGTTGTTACTTATACCTCCTTCATCCACGGTCTGTGCAACCTAGGCCAATGGAAAGATGCTACGGtcttgttggagaagatgatggaggCAGGAATTGAACCGAACGTTGTTACTTATACCTCTGTCATTCAAGGAGTGTGCAATTCCGGCCGATTGAAAGAGGCCCAAAGATTGCTGAGTCATATGGTGCAAAGCAGAGTCATGCCGAATGTTCAAACCTTCACTATTCTGGTGGATGCACATTGTAAAGAGGGAATGCTTGTAGAAGCAGAGGCCATAATCAACCAGATGATTCAATTAGGTAAAATGCCTAATACTGTCACTTATACTGCATTGTTGAATGGTTATTGTTTGCAAAATAGGATGGATGATGCTATGGCAGTTCTTCATTTGATGGTTGAAAGAGGCTGCTCACCTAATGTTGTTTGTTATAACACGTTGATTAATGGATACTGCAAAGGGAAAAGAGTTGACAAATCAAAAATACTGTTCCAAGAAATGCTTGAAAGGGGCTTGAATCCTGATGTCATCACGTACAACACTCTCATAAATGGATATTGCCAG ATTGACAAAGCCATGATATTGTTTCGAAAGATGGAAGGTTCCaaatttgtcccaaacattgtgACTTACAATATTATAATGAATGGCATGTGTAATGCCAGAAAGCTCGACGATGCTAAGGGGCTGTTTGATTGTTTGCATGCTCAAGGCTTGCAACCTGACGTGTGGGCATGTAACATTCTCATGCATGGGTTGTGCAAAGGAGGACGTACAAAGGAAGCATATCAACTCCTAAAGGAGATGGAAGGAAATGGATGCTTCCCAGATGGGGTCACTTATAACACAATAATCCAAGGACTACtaagaaataacaaaagtaCTAGAGCCGCGCAACTTGTCAGTGAAATGGTTGAAAGGGGTTTTTCTGCAGATGTAGCAACAATGGAGTTGTGGGTCAAATATCTCGTGACAGATGGAACTTCCTTTTCAAGTAGAACTCTCCATTGTCTCTGA
- the LOC104454154 gene encoding putative pentatricopeptide repeat-containing protein At1g12700, mitochondrial, giving the protein MMPTNICHASSIFLLLRAPAAIFSESSSHSILHLPYPSHLPFSSPRRRRFSSTPNPNLDEPNHVLSYVRTNRRADGGGGVFTSVGDALCCFGKLIKASPLPSSRGFNLLLGAIVRMKHYSTAIRLIERLPSLGLEDDVVLLTIWMNCFCRLRRVDLGLSILGRIFKLGFPITVVTSSTLIDGLFIQGKTDQALRFLDDMGRNGPEPDETTYAIIAKGLCRAGNTGLAIELLRDWEERSCRINSFTYNIVIDSLCKEGLITEALRLHESMSNKGIKPNVVTYNSLIHSLCNVGQMEDALILLKEMTSGGIQPDIFTYSALVHYLCKLGQWKDATVLMEKMMEAGIEPDVVTYTSVIQGVCNSGQLKEAQRLLSHMVQSRVMPNVQTFNILLDAHCKEGMLVEAEAIINRMIQLGKMPNSVTYNTLMNGYCLQNRMDDALAVLNLMVERGCSPNVVCYNTLINGYCKAKRVDKSKMLFQEMLERGLNPDVTTYSTLVNGFCQVGNLEAAAQLINEMQSRDLSPNHYT; this is encoded by the coding sequence ATGATGCCAACGAATATCTGCCAtgcttcttccatcttcctccttcttcgtGCTCCAGCTGCCATCTTCAGCGAGTCGTCATCCCATTCCATCCTCCATCTCCCTTATCCTTCTCATCTCCCTTTCTCGTCTCCCCGTCGTCGGAGGTTTTCCTCGACCCCTAACCCTAATTTAGACGAGCCCAACCATGTCTTGAGTTACGTGAGGACAAATCGCAGAgctgatggtggtggtggtgtgtTTACGAGTGTCGGTGATGCCCTGTGTTGCTTCGGTAAATTGATAAAGGCGAGCCCCTTGCCTTCCTCCAGGGGTTTCAATCTACTGTTGGGTGCTATAGTGAGGATGAAGCACTACTCGACTGCCATCCGCTTGATTGAGCGGCTGCCTTCTTTGGGGCTCGAGGATGATGTTGTGTTGCTCACTATTTGGATGAATTGCTTCTGCCGGTTAAGGCGGGTTGATTTGGGTTTGTCTATTCTGGGCAGAATCTTCAAGCTTGGGTTTCCCATCACTGTGGTGACGTCGAGCACCCTGATTGATGGTCTCTTTATTCAGGGCAAAACTGATCAAGCCTTGAGGTTCCTCGATGATATGGGACGAAATGGCCCCGAACCTGATGAGACCACGTATGCGATAATTGCCAAGGGGTTATGCAGGGCAGGTAACACCGGATTGGCGATTGAATTGCTGAGGGACTGGGAAGAGAGAAGCTGCAGGATCAATTCCTTCACGTACAACATAGTAATTGATAGTCTTTGCAAGGAGGGATTGATCACAGAGGCCTTGAGACTCCATGAAAGCATGAGTAACAAAGGTATCAAACCAAATGTTGTTACTTATAACTCCTTGATCCACAGTCTGTGCAATGTAGGCCAGATGGAAGATGCTCTCATATTGTTGAAAGAGATGACAAGCGGAGGCATCCAACCCGACATATTCACTTATAGCGCCTTGGTTCATTACTTGTGCAAGCTAGGCCAATGGAAAGATGCTACGGTCTTGAtggagaagatgatggaggcaggaattgaaccggatgtcgtTACTTATACCTCTGTCATTCAAGGAGTGTGCAATTCCGGCCAATTGAAAGAGGCCCAAAGACTGCTGAGTCATATGGTGCAAAGCAGAGTCATGCCGAATGTTCAGACCTTCAATATTCTGTTGGATGCACATTGTAAAGAGGGAATGCTTGTAGAGGCAGAGGCCATAATCAACCGGATGATTCAATTAGGTAAAATGCCTAATAGTGTCACTTATAATACATTGATGAATGGTTATTGTTTGCAAAATAGGATGGATGATGCTCTGGCAGTTCTTAATTTGATGGTTGAAAGAGGCTGCTCACCTAATGTTGTTTGTTATAACACGTTGATTAATGGGTACTGCAAAGCGAAAAGAGTTGACAAATCAAAGATGCTTTTCCAAGAAATGCTTGAAAGGGGCCTGAATCCTGACGTCACCACGTACAGCACTCTCGTAAACGGATTTTGCCAGGTTGGGAACCTTGAAGCCGCGGCGCAGCTAATTAACGAGATGCAGTCTCGCGATCTCTCTCCAAATCATTATACCTGA